In a single window of the Methylophaga frappieri genome:
- a CDS encoding EAL domain-containing protein, translating into MAKQRQIRQLLNYWVVATILMVLLMAGMALYNDAQYAANQQMLLEEVLPLQEAGRELTETATALIIRQQRSLYAAPLNEKAEAPDRRQLELQFETVWQSLLLLSGQLPIDQQVVLALQQQYQNFLHTDQQLFVLAIRRQQLTERLQKLSPESGAYQRIWEQLQANQQETAALLPASADGLTSLKAEIDALSALVTKFTDERLSVAADLMRGFRNWALIINGLFIAVMLGFVTLISRRIRQPIIELRQAMQSLTADNFQTRLPEQGDFSEFTDVARDFNRFAENTSQLITALDDARARLQSRDDYLTALLNSVPEAILTLNATGQIMTTNPAASNVFKTTETLLKGTRLQDFLSNSSQSLSEMMMNQEREREFSGIDAQGKLKTYWISLSRVESEKMAWVAVVSDISSWKQAKHDLQQITDELDAIFENALVGIALLRGHHLVRVNQKFETLFASNRAHLEAQNERVLHISDGAYARFVEQAYPTLEKGESFQTQIEMQRLNGQTFWCALSGQAVAGQGSDAAAGGSIWLFEDVSIQRQNEERLTRLAHEDSLTGLPNRGVFNDRLEHAIHKLQRKPGRLAVLFIDLDHFKHINDSLGHKAGDNLLCDVGRRIRSCVRESDTLARLGGDEFTVVLEDIDSAQFVGRVADKILAATTLPFMIDNIEVNISPSIGISLYPADGRDADILVRNADAAMYHAKNSGRNNYQFYSAEMNAEASNRLALETSLRHAVEHKEFYLELQPQIDLVSGEVSGAEALLRWHSEQWGQVSPAVFIPVLEDTGLIGTVGEWVLRQACQLFMMHRDQLPPDFIIAVNLSGRQFKGGRLLGYVRQLLNEIDMPASNLELEITESLLMDNTALAIETLRELSHLGVKLAIDDFGTGYSSLSYLKQFPLNVLKVDRTFISDITTDKDDAAIVGAILAMADSLGLSVVAEGVETAEQLALLKQKHCQRAQGFYFSKSLNIDDFMRYVREHQSTHKV; encoded by the coding sequence GTGGCTAAGCAGCGTCAGATTCGTCAGCTGCTGAACTATTGGGTAGTAGCGACTATTTTGATGGTATTGCTCATGGCCGGGATGGCGCTCTATAACGACGCTCAATATGCCGCGAATCAACAAATGCTGTTGGAAGAGGTGCTGCCATTACAAGAAGCCGGTCGTGAACTAACGGAAACGGCTACCGCTTTGATTATTCGCCAACAGCGCTCTTTGTATGCGGCTCCGCTGAATGAGAAAGCTGAAGCGCCAGACAGGCGGCAACTTGAGCTGCAGTTCGAGACGGTTTGGCAAAGTTTGTTGCTGCTGAGTGGTCAGCTGCCGATTGACCAGCAAGTTGTGTTGGCGCTGCAACAACAGTATCAGAATTTTTTGCACACTGATCAGCAGTTATTTGTATTAGCAATCCGTCGCCAGCAATTGACAGAACGGTTACAGAAGCTGTCGCCAGAATCAGGCGCGTATCAACGAATATGGGAACAGTTACAGGCTAATCAACAAGAGACTGCCGCACTGTTGCCTGCCAGCGCAGATGGCTTGACATCGTTGAAAGCCGAAATAGATGCCCTGTCTGCGCTGGTTACGAAATTTACCGACGAGCGGCTGTCAGTTGCTGCTGACTTGATGCGAGGTTTTCGTAATTGGGCGTTGATTATCAATGGTCTTTTTATTGCTGTGATGCTGGGTTTTGTTACCTTGATCAGTCGACGCATCAGGCAACCTATCATTGAACTACGTCAGGCGATGCAGTCTCTGACAGCAGACAATTTTCAGACACGATTGCCAGAGCAGGGTGATTTTAGTGAGTTTACCGATGTCGCGCGGGACTTTAATCGATTTGCAGAAAACACCAGCCAATTAATTACAGCGCTGGATGATGCGCGGGCCAGATTACAATCGCGCGATGACTATTTGACTGCGTTATTGAATAGTGTGCCAGAAGCCATTCTGACCTTAAATGCCACGGGACAGATCATGACAACGAATCCCGCTGCTTCAAATGTATTCAAGACGACAGAAACTTTGTTGAAGGGAACACGCCTGCAAGACTTTTTGAGTAATAGCTCCCAATCGTTGTCAGAGATGATGATGAATCAGGAGCGAGAGCGTGAGTTTTCTGGGATTGACGCACAAGGCAAGCTGAAAACGTATTGGATATCGCTTAGTCGGGTAGAGAGTGAAAAAATGGCATGGGTAGCCGTTGTTTCGGATATATCATCCTGGAAACAGGCAAAGCATGATTTGCAGCAGATCACGGATGAATTGGATGCCATTTTTGAAAATGCACTGGTTGGGATTGCTTTGTTACGCGGGCACCATCTGGTAAGAGTCAATCAAAAATTTGAAACCTTATTTGCCAGTAACCGGGCGCACCTTGAAGCACAAAACGAACGTGTTCTTCATATTAGCGATGGCGCTTATGCGCGGTTTGTCGAACAGGCTTATCCGACATTGGAAAAAGGCGAGAGTTTTCAGACACAGATTGAGATGCAACGTTTAAATGGACAGACATTTTGGTGTGCATTGTCAGGACAGGCTGTCGCAGGACAGGGATCTGATGCCGCTGCCGGCGGCAGTATCTGGTTATTTGAGGATGTCAGTATACAGCGACAAAATGAAGAGCGGCTGACGCGTCTGGCACATGAAGATTCGTTGACAGGCTTACCAAACCGGGGTGTTTTCAATGATAGATTGGAGCACGCTATACATAAATTGCAACGTAAGCCGGGTCGGTTGGCTGTCTTATTTATCGACCTAGATCACTTTAAGCATATTAATGACTCGCTGGGTCACAAAGCAGGGGATAATTTGCTTTGTGATGTTGGCCGGCGGATTCGTTCTTGTGTCCGTGAGAGTGACACGTTGGCCAGGCTGGGTGGCGATGAGTTTACCGTGGTGCTGGAAGATATTGATTCGGCGCAGTTTGTTGGCCGCGTAGCAGATAAAATCCTCGCTGCCACCACCCTGCCTTTTATGATTGATAACATTGAGGTCAATATTAGCCCCAGTATTGGTATCAGCCTCTATCCTGCGGATGGTCGCGATGCCGATATTCTGGTTCGAAATGCGGATGCAGCCATGTATCACGCCAAAAACTCCGGTCGCAATAATTATCAGTTTTACTCTGCAGAGATGAATGCTGAAGCGTCAAACCGTCTGGCACTCGAAACCAGTCTTCGTCATGCCGTGGAACATAAAGAATTTTATCTTGAGCTGCAGCCACAAATTGATCTGGTTTCTGGAGAGGTGAGTGGCGCAGAGGCTTTATTGCGTTGGCACTCTGAACAATGGGGACAGGTCTCACCTGCGGTTTTTATCCCGGTGCTGGAAGATACAGGACTGATTGGCACGGTTGGCGAATGGGTATTACGTCAGGCATGTCAATTGTTTATGATGCATCGTGATCAGTTGCCACCGGACTTTATCATCGCAGTGAACTTGTCAGGTCGACAGTTTAAAGGCGGTCGGTTACTTGGTTATGTTCGTCAGCTACTGAATGAAATCGATATGCCAGCCAGCAACCTTGAGCTGGAAATTACCGAAAGTTTATTAATGGACAACACTGCGCTTGCTATTGAAACATTACGAGAGTTGAGTCATTTGGGCGTCAAGCTGGCTATAGATGACTTTGGCACAGGCTATTCGTCACTGTCTTACTTGAAACAATTTCCTTTGAATGTGCTGAAAGTGGATCGCACTTTTATCAGCGATATTACTACTGACAAAGACGATGCAGCCATCGTCGGCGCCATTCTTGCGATGGCTGACAGCCTTGGCTTGAGTGTGGTCGCGGAAGGGGTGGAAACCGCTGAACAGCTGGCATTATTGAAACAAAAACACTGCCAACGTGCACAAGGATTTTATTTCAGTAAATCGCTTAACATAGATGACTTTATGCGTTATGTCAGGGAGCACCAATCGACTCATAAAGTCTGA
- the ccoS gene encoding cbb3-type cytochrome oxidase assembly protein CcoS, translating to MEVIYGLLPGMLLLGIIGVAVFFWAVRNGQYDDMDGAAHRVLMDDDTIEANVSDDADDKQWEQDDK from the coding sequence ATGGAAGTTATATACGGATTATTGCCGGGGATGTTGTTGTTGGGCATTATTGGGGTTGCTGTTTTTTTCTGGGCAGTTAGAAATGGTCAGTATGATGATATGGATGGTGCGGCCCACCGTGTCTTAATGGACGACGATACAATTGAGGCAAACGTCAGTGATGACGCCGATGACAAACAGTGGGAACAGGACGATAAGTAA
- a CDS encoding heavy metal translocating P-type ATPase, with protein sequence MPEATAKAAKPVCYHCASPVSDSEAIFAEIDGEQQMFCCHGCKSVCQTIFSAGLQGFYQKTTPDETLAPPPTQHTEFEAYDQEAIQDDYVTSHGSQREIHLLIEGIHCPACIWLIEQTLHHQPGVIRAEANFTAKKLRLSWDSQRTTLSAILKRLASVGYAGVPFDPETAEGALARRHRDLLYRMAFAGFCMMNILWVSIALYAGAAEDEFRNWFHWIGFGLATPTLLYSGFPFFRNAFTGLRNWRLTMDLPIAIGATATYLYSVYITVTGSTQGEVFFDTVVNFIFVILIGRYLQAISTRNALSATRRLLTLQPKMATVVHGDDTKLTPIRLVSPGDVVLVRPGETVPVDGDVIAGDSAINESMLTGESALVVKQVGDQVVAGSQNSEGALHVRARAVLRDTALARILDLMEAAQSDKSALQSLADRIVPWFVLITLCLATLTFLSWLGQDFEIALLAAASVLVVTCPCAFGMATPMSIAVASGVGAQRGILVKNGAVLEKLSTVNHVVFDKTGTLTTGELTIRKILPANGYTDEQVLRVAASVEQLSEHAVARAVVNHSQSRGLEICSVTAFRAVPGRGVKALLDGHEVAVGTMAWLASFINVDDVWYAECEEAEKQGISCVLVVQHNTIIGLLGVTDTLREDASQAIAALLNQHIQVSVLSGDRYAVVAAVVAQLGAVKCIAEVLPEDKQQKIRQLQQQGHTVAMVGDGINDSPALIQADVGIAVAAGTDVSIEAADIVLSQNRLMQVVEARRLAGHTLRTIKQNIVLSIIYNLIMVPLAMMAMVSPLMAAVTMPISSLLVIGNAARIGRVK encoded by the coding sequence TTGCCTGAAGCGACAGCCAAAGCCGCAAAACCGGTCTGTTATCATTGTGCCTCGCCGGTATCTGATTCTGAAGCCATTTTTGCCGAAATAGATGGTGAGCAGCAGATGTTCTGCTGTCATGGCTGCAAAAGTGTCTGTCAAACAATTTTTTCTGCAGGGTTGCAAGGTTTTTATCAAAAAACCACCCCGGATGAGACCTTGGCGCCTCCGCCAACCCAGCATACTGAGTTTGAAGCTTATGATCAGGAGGCAATTCAGGACGACTATGTGACATCGCATGGCAGTCAGCGCGAAATCCATTTGTTAATCGAAGGCATTCACTGTCCGGCCTGTATTTGGTTAATTGAGCAGACCTTGCATCATCAACCCGGGGTTATCCGTGCCGAGGCGAATTTTACGGCAAAAAAACTGCGTCTGAGTTGGGATAGTCAAAGAACGACCTTGTCGGCCATTCTCAAACGGCTAGCTTCGGTCGGTTATGCCGGTGTCCCGTTTGATCCCGAAACTGCGGAGGGGGCCTTAGCAAGACGTCATCGAGATTTACTTTATCGAATGGCCTTTGCCGGCTTTTGTATGATGAATATTCTCTGGGTGTCAATTGCGTTGTACGCTGGCGCTGCAGAAGATGAGTTTCGTAACTGGTTTCACTGGATTGGTTTTGGGCTGGCGACGCCCACCTTGTTGTATTCGGGCTTTCCCTTTTTTCGTAATGCTTTTACCGGGCTGAGAAATTGGCGATTAACGATGGATTTGCCCATTGCTATCGGGGCGACGGCGACTTACCTGTATTCGGTCTACATTACTGTGACGGGCTCAACGCAAGGCGAAGTTTTTTTTGACACCGTTGTTAACTTCATTTTTGTCATTCTAATAGGCCGATATTTACAAGCAATTTCTACCCGAAATGCGTTGTCGGCGACACGCAGATTGTTGACGCTGCAACCAAAAATGGCAACAGTCGTACATGGTGATGACACCAAACTGACCCCCATACGCCTGGTTTCTCCCGGTGATGTGGTTTTAGTCAGACCGGGCGAAACGGTTCCCGTGGATGGTGATGTGATTGCGGGAGACAGTGCGATCAATGAATCCATGCTTACAGGCGAATCGGCCCTGGTTGTTAAACAGGTGGGGGACCAGGTTGTTGCTGGCAGTCAAAATAGTGAAGGCGCACTTCATGTCAGGGCTCGTGCGGTGTTACGCGATACCGCACTTGCTCGTATCCTGGATTTGATGGAGGCAGCTCAATCGGATAAATCCGCATTGCAGTCCTTAGCAGATAGAATTGTGCCTTGGTTTGTACTAATCACATTATGTTTGGCAACCCTGACCTTTCTGAGCTGGTTGGGGCAGGACTTTGAAATTGCGCTGTTGGCCGCGGCTTCTGTACTAGTTGTCACCTGTCCTTGTGCTTTTGGTATGGCGACGCCTATGTCCATTGCGGTGGCAAGCGGTGTGGGCGCGCAGCGGGGTATTTTGGTAAAAAATGGTGCTGTTCTGGAAAAATTGTCAACGGTGAATCATGTGGTGTTCGATAAAACGGGAACGTTAACCACAGGTGAACTGACAATTCGTAAAATATTGCCTGCCAACGGCTATACAGACGAGCAAGTTTTACGCGTGGCTGCGTCGGTTGAACAGCTTTCAGAACACGCCGTAGCTCGCGCTGTAGTCAACCATAGCCAATCGCGGGGTCTAGAAATATGCTCGGTCACCGCATTTCGCGCGGTGCCAGGACGAGGTGTTAAAGCATTGCTGGATGGTCATGAGGTAGCGGTTGGGACAATGGCGTGGTTAGCCTCATTCATAAATGTCGATGATGTGTGGTACGCCGAATGTGAAGAGGCTGAAAAACAAGGCATTAGTTGTGTCCTTGTGGTGCAGCATAACACCATCATCGGTTTGCTTGGGGTAACGGATACCTTAAGAGAGGATGCCAGCCAAGCGATCGCAGCATTGCTCAATCAACATATTCAGGTGTCCGTGCTAAGTGGTGACAGATACGCAGTGGTAGCGGCGGTGGTAGCGCAACTAGGTGCGGTAAAGTGTATTGCTGAAGTACTGCCTGAGGATAAACAACAGAAAATCAGACAGTTACAACAACAAGGGCATACTGTGGCGATGGTTGGCGATGGTATTAATGATTCGCCAGCCTTGATTCAGGCCGATGTGGGTATTGCTGTTGCCGCGGGTACCGATGTTTCGATAGAAGCTGCAGATATCGTTTTGTCTCAGAACCGTCTTATGCAAGTCGTTGAAGCGCGGCGGTTGGCCGGTCATACGTTACGCACCATCAAACAGAATATTGTATTATCAATTATCTACAACCTCATCATGGTGCCACTGGCAATGATGGCGATGGTCAGCCCGCTAATGGCTGCAGTCACAATGCCAATAAGTTCGTTACTGGTTATTGGTAATGCTGCCCGAATTGGACGAGTGAAATAA
- a CDS encoding FixH family protein, with product MAISQHNPQALKNPWVLGFLGFLVTFLTANAVFIYLAFQQRPNLVVDNFYERGKAYAMKEAAVENEQTLGWNGVIMAPAKTRVNQKQPFEVLIQGKNSTALNLDSVTFFAYRPSDMNADFSIAMNQMAAGRYAADITFSLPGNWDVIVEAKQGEDEFLLTRRIYIDP from the coding sequence ATGGCAATATCGCAACATAACCCTCAAGCTTTAAAAAATCCGTGGGTATTGGGTTTTTTAGGATTTTTAGTCACCTTCTTAACAGCCAATGCCGTGTTTATTTATTTGGCTTTTCAACAACGGCCTAATCTGGTTGTAGATAATTTTTATGAACGCGGTAAAGCCTACGCGATGAAAGAAGCCGCAGTTGAAAATGAGCAAACTTTAGGTTGGAATGGCGTGATTATGGCACCCGCTAAAACGCGGGTAAATCAAAAGCAACCATTTGAAGTATTGATTCAAGGAAAAAATTCTACGGCGTTGAATCTGGATTCGGTAACTTTTTTTGCTTATAGACCTTCAGATATGAACGCCGACTTTTCCATTGCTATGAACCAAATGGCGGCCGGTCGTTATGCTGCTGACATCACATTTAGTCTACCGGGTAATTGGGATGTGATTGTGGAAGCAAAACAGGGTGAAGATGAATTCTTGCTAACTCGACGAATTTATATCGACCCCTGA
- the ccoG gene encoding cytochrome c oxidase accessory protein CcoG, whose amino-acid sequence MSQQQNGIAVDISQIYEEVSDWHVNAGEKKVVAKRMDGRYRRLKWFGMSVWLVFFLGPYLRWNGQQAVLFDIPNRQFNFFNLTIYPQDIWMLSLTLLFFAILLAAVTSIAGRVFCGYFCFQTVWTDVYTYIETRIEGDTPQKAKKFKDRPADFHKVSRITLKHTLWLAIALLTGLSFSAWFTDAYQLWRDYFTLQASLVAWIVLAMFTVGTYIFAGFMREQVCFWLCPYARLQGVMYDQDTVLPAYDAERGEPRGKLKRGQVDDSKGSCIDCKVCVAVCPTGVDIRKGQQEGCITCGMCIDACDSIMDKTNQPRGLIRYASYKELHHNGKSLPLFKRPRVIIYGLILLMALGGVVYGYTTLSPTEFKVTHNRQPLFVRLSDGAIQNRYMLKMLNKTKQPIQVRYTVSGIDGAELHDMAEPIEIRPGHVVPIQALVRVPESQLTETALPLFFEAEVIGQPALNSRDKTVFMGPQ is encoded by the coding sequence GTGTCCCAACAACAAAACGGCATTGCCGTAGATATTTCACAAATCTACGAAGAGGTCTCAGACTGGCATGTCAATGCTGGTGAAAAAAAGGTCGTTGCTAAACGCATGGATGGCCGGTATCGCCGGCTTAAATGGTTTGGTATGTCTGTGTGGCTGGTATTTTTCTTGGGACCATACTTACGCTGGAATGGTCAGCAAGCCGTATTATTTGATATTCCTAATCGGCAGTTTAATTTTTTTAATCTGACCATTTACCCTCAAGATATCTGGATGCTATCGCTGACCCTGCTGTTTTTTGCCATTTTGCTGGCAGCAGTGACCAGCATTGCTGGGCGAGTTTTTTGTGGATATTTTTGTTTTCAAACGGTCTGGACAGACGTTTATACCTACATCGAGACCCGAATCGAAGGGGATACCCCGCAAAAAGCCAAAAAATTCAAAGATCGCCCTGCTGATTTTCATAAGGTGAGTCGAATCACCCTCAAACACACATTATGGCTGGCTATTGCTTTGCTGACGGGCTTATCTTTCTCTGCTTGGTTTACAGACGCTTATCAGCTTTGGCGTGATTACTTTACGCTGCAAGCATCGCTTGTTGCATGGATTGTATTGGCTATGTTCACAGTAGGGACATATATTTTTGCCGGATTTATGCGCGAACAGGTTTGTTTTTGGTTATGCCCTTATGCCCGATTGCAGGGCGTCATGTATGACCAGGATACCGTGTTGCCTGCCTATGATGCTGAGCGGGGTGAGCCGAGAGGCAAATTAAAGCGTGGTCAGGTTGATGACAGTAAAGGCAGTTGCATTGACTGTAAGGTCTGTGTAGCGGTTTGTCCTACTGGTGTAGATATCCGTAAAGGTCAGCAGGAAGGCTGCATTACTTGCGGCATGTGTATCGATGCTTGTGATTCGATCATGGATAAAACCAATCAGCCGCGTGGCTTGATTCGCTATGCTTCTTATAAAGAGTTGCATCACAATGGTAAATCGCTGCCATTATTTAAACGCCCCCGGGTTATTATTTATGGCCTGATATTGTTAATGGCGCTTGGCGGGGTTGTTTACGGGTACACTACGCTGTCGCCGACAGAGTTCAAAGTGACCCACAATCGACAACCACTCTTTGTCAGACTGAGTGATGGCGCGATTCAGAATCGATATATGCTGAAAATGCTCAACAAAACCAAGCAACCAATCCAAGTGCGTTATACCGTGAGTGGCATTGATGGCGCTGAGTTGCATGATATGGCAGAGCCCATCGAGATCAGGCCCGGCCATGTTGTGCCGATACAGGCTTTGGTCAGAGTGCCGGAATCTCAATTGACAGAGACGGCGCTACCCTTATTTTTTGAAGCGGAAGTGATTGGCCAGCCTGCACTAAACAGTCGTGATAAAACCGTATTTATGGGACCGCAATAA
- the ccoP gene encoding cytochrome-c oxidase, cbb3-type subunit III, whose translation MADNNQNPHECPDTGHEWDGIRELTNPPPRWWSIALYLSGLLVLVYFILYPSLPLINDSTKGILGWTMIKEYKEDLAKVEARRAPFEDKLAEMSAQEILEDEELRNYAIGSSKVLYGDNCAACHGTGGIPNEGAGYPILADDDWLYGGSIETIMETLASGRQGMMPAHRAMLTDEEVDGLVQFVVNSSNGEATEAGWQLYNSKGCVACHGADAKGVRQMGSANLTDRIWRFSGEPDEIRHTILHGVNDASNPETRVAVMPGWNEKLAVKLDAQKWDEEPEYDGTETERLSETDIKKLAVYVHQLGGGE comes from the coding sequence ATGGCTGATAATAACCAAAATCCGCATGAGTGTCCGGATACAGGTCATGAGTGGGATGGTATTCGAGAGCTGACCAATCCGCCGCCACGCTGGTGGTCAATAGCACTTTATCTCAGTGGCCTATTGGTGCTGGTCTATTTTATTTTGTATCCCTCTTTGCCTTTGATAAATGACAGCACCAAAGGAATATTGGGCTGGACCATGATTAAAGAGTACAAAGAAGATCTGGCTAAAGTTGAAGCCCGTCGCGCACCCTTCGAAGACAAATTGGCCGAAATGTCTGCACAAGAAATTCTGGAAGATGAAGAGTTGAGAAACTATGCCATTGGATCCAGTAAAGTTTTGTACGGCGATAATTGCGCTGCATGCCATGGAACAGGTGGTATTCCGAACGAAGGGGCCGGCTATCCGATTTTGGCTGATGATGATTGGCTATATGGCGGTAGCATTGAAACGATAATGGAAACATTGGCTTCAGGCCGTCAAGGGATGATGCCTGCACACCGGGCAATGTTGACAGATGAGGAAGTGGATGGTCTTGTTCAGTTTGTCGTTAATAGCTCAAATGGTGAGGCCACAGAAGCCGGTTGGCAGCTCTATAACAGCAAAGGCTGCGTAGCCTGCCATGGTGCAGATGCCAAAGGGGTGCGACAAATGGGGTCGGCAAATTTGACAGATCGAATCTGGCGATTCTCGGGAGAACCTGACGAAATTCGCCATACCATCCTACATGGTGTGAATGATGCAAGTAACCCTGAAACACGTGTTGCCGTTATGCCTGGATGGAATGAAAAATTGGCCGTTAAGCTAGATGCGCAAAAGTGGGATGAAGAGCCGGAGTATGACGGCACAGAAACAGAACGATTGTCAGAAACGGATATTAAGAAACTGGCGGTCTACGTTCATCAATTAGGTGGCGGTGAATAA
- a CDS encoding cbb3-type cytochrome c oxidase subunit 3, which produces MSEILSYFETNWHAMTVNDWIGTILTVIIFLLMLGLYIWVLRPKNKEKIESHRNMLFDEDGERNSESKNG; this is translated from the coding sequence GTGAGTGAGATTTTATCTTACTTTGAGACCAACTGGCATGCAATGACGGTAAATGACTGGATCGGTACTATTCTGACAGTCATCATCTTTCTATTGATGCTGGGGTTGTATATCTGGGTTCTGCGCCCGAAAAATAAAGAAAAAATCGAGTCGCATCGCAATATGTTGTTTGACGAGGACGGCGAGAGAAATTCGGAGAGTAAAAATGGCTGA
- the ccoO gene encoding cytochrome-c oxidase, cbb3-type subunit II, translated as MAKKLNKRVSFQEWVEQNVWGLVLATALVVSVGGIVEIVPLFYLDTTFEDDVFPEYEELKGVRPYTALELAGRDIYQREGCYLCHSQMVRPFRDEKDRYGHYSLAVESKYDHPFQWGSKRTGPDLARVGGKYSDAWHIQHLRNPRSVVPESIMPNYPWLDDALVNPDDVEKRVRAMRVLGVPYSDEDILGAAESVEDKTEMEALVAYLQVLGTMVKFEPGRDYRE; from the coding sequence ATGGCTAAAAAATTAAATAAACGTGTCAGCTTTCAGGAATGGGTTGAACAAAATGTCTGGGGGCTGGTCTTGGCTACAGCCCTAGTTGTGTCTGTCGGCGGCATTGTTGAGATTGTGCCGTTGTTTTATCTGGATACTACATTTGAGGATGATGTGTTTCCAGAGTATGAAGAGTTAAAAGGTGTTCGACCTTATACCGCTTTGGAATTGGCTGGCCGTGATATCTATCAGCGAGAAGGCTGCTATTTGTGCCATTCGCAAATGGTGCGACCATTCCGAGACGAGAAAGATCGCTACGGTCATTACTCACTCGCGGTAGAGTCCAAGTATGACCATCCTTTCCAGTGGGGCTCAAAACGGACTGGACCTGATTTAGCTCGGGTTGGCGGGAAATATTCTGATGCCTGGCACATTCAACATTTACGCAACCCGCGTAGTGTCGTGCCTGAATCAATCATGCCGAATTATCCTTGGTTAGATGATGCGTTGGTGAATCCTGATGATGTTGAAAAACGGGTTCGAGCAATGCGCGTCTTGGGTGTGCCTTATTCTGATGAAGATATTTTGGGTGCCGCTGAGTCTGTTGAGGATAAAACTGAGATGGAAGCGTTGGTTGCTTATCTTCAAGTCCTTGGCACCATGGTGAAGTTTGAACCGGGCAGAGATTACCGTGAGTGA
- the ccoN gene encoding cytochrome-c oxidase, cbb3-type subunit I, with the protein MQAEQQQYNYDIVKWFAYMACVYLVIGTGIGVWIASELAWPVLNFDNPYISFGRLRPLHTNTVIFAFCGSTLMATAFYVVQRTCGVRLWSDKLAWFSFWGLNLLWIGALITLPLGITQSKEYAELEWPLDILLAAVWIAYMFNFIMTMSIRKNSHIYVANWFFLAMMIMITYLHVVNNLSIPVSMWKSYSIFSGVQDAMIQWWWGHNAVGFLLTAGFLGIMYYFVPKQANRPIYSYRLSVIHFWALVFGYVWLGAHHLQYTALPDWTGSLGAAISLAMIIPSWGGALNGMFTLSGAWDKLRTDYILRFLIVSLAFYAMSTFEGPVMASKTVNALSHYTDWTIGHVHSGALGWVAMVSIGALYHMVERMWGTRMYSVRLVNLHFWMATIGTAVYITAMWVAGIMQGLMWRAYDEYGNLAYTFVESVAQMHPYYAMRAVGGFIFFSGAVIMLFNVTVTIRQAIRKPSAEMATAANI; encoded by the coding sequence ATGCAAGCGGAACAACAGCAATATAACTACGACATCGTCAAGTGGTTTGCCTATATGGCCTGCGTCTATCTGGTAATTGGGACCGGTATCGGCGTCTGGATAGCCTCTGAACTGGCTTGGCCAGTGCTTAATTTTGATAATCCATACATTTCCTTTGGTCGGCTAAGACCTCTGCATACAAATACCGTTATTTTTGCCTTCTGTGGCAGCACATTGATGGCAACAGCGTTTTATGTGGTGCAAAGAACCTGTGGTGTCAGGCTGTGGAGCGATAAACTTGCCTGGTTTAGTTTTTGGGGTTTAAACCTGTTGTGGATAGGTGCCTTGATTACCTTGCCATTAGGTATCACCCAATCTAAAGAATATGCGGAGTTGGAATGGCCACTTGATATTTTGTTAGCGGCGGTCTGGATTGCGTACATGTTCAATTTCATTATGACCATGTCAATTCGCAAAAACTCTCATATCTATGTTGCCAACTGGTTTTTCCTGGCAATGATGATCATGATCACCTACCTGCATGTGGTGAATAACCTCTCTATTCCAGTCAGCATGTGGAAATCTTATTCAATTTTCTCTGGTGTTCAGGATGCCATGATTCAATGGTGGTGGGGGCATAACGCAGTAGGCTTCTTGTTAACGGCGGGCTTTTTGGGAATTATGTATTACTTTGTTCCGAAACAAGCGAATCGTCCTATCTATTCCTACCGTCTGTCTGTAATTCACTTCTGGGCCTTGGTATTTGGCTACGTCTGGCTGGGTGCTCACCATTTGCAATACACCGCACTACCGGACTGGACTGGCTCATTGGGGGCCGCAATTTCGCTGGCAATGATTATCCCTTCCTGGGGCGGCGCCCTGAATGGCATGTTCACCTTGAGTGGTGCTTGGGATAAATTGCGTACGGACTATATTTTGCGTTTTCTGATTGTGTCACTGGCTTTCTATGCGATGTCTACTTTCGAAGGGCCTGTTATGGCCTCGAAAACAGTCAATGCACTGTCTCATTACACCGACTGGACCATTGGTCACGTCCATTCTGGTGCGCTTGGCTGGGTGGCAATGGTTTCTATTGGCGCTTTGTACCATATGGTGGAGCGTATGTGGGGCACACGCATGTATTCTGTACGTCTTGTCAATCTGCATTTTTGGATGGCAACAATCGGCACCGCAGTGTACATAACGGCGATGTGGGTAGCCGGTATTATGCAGGGGCTAATGTGGCGTGCTTATGATGAATACGGCAATCTCGCTTATACCTTCGTTGAATCAGTAGCCCAGATGCATCCTTACTACGCGATGCGTGCTGTAGGTGGTTTCATCTTCTTCTCAGGAGCCGTGATCATGCTGTTCAATGTCACTGTGACCATTCGTCAGGCGATTAGAAAACCGTCTGCAGAAATGGCAACGGCTGCGAATATCTGA